In Variovorax paradoxus, a single genomic region encodes these proteins:
- a CDS encoding phospholipase — translation MKALRIYAGPAARKHIEQHGLRPQDVRTIPGAAGGPKGLILGPLDRFIFGRWLTQSSQQVHLVGASIGAWRLSTACLSDPEAAFQRFEHDYVRQQFEVPPGQKRLSPRQLSERFAESLDDFYGGRIAEVLSHPRYRLHVVTSRGRHILGREGKARTPVGYLGAFATNSLNRKGLGAWLERCVFSTPGAALPFGTRDFRTRQHALSEANFNMVLQASCSIPFLLAAVHDIPGAPRGAYWDGGITDYHLHLDYQPADDGLVLYPHFQQAVVPGWLDKGLRWRHKASGFLDRMVVLAPDPEWVKSLPNGKLPDRKDFIRFANDAQARIDAWSRATREAQRLSDELQDWLQRDGVPETLPL, via the coding sequence ATGAAAGCCCTGCGCATCTACGCCGGCCCCGCGGCCCGCAAGCACATCGAGCAGCACGGCCTGCGTCCGCAGGACGTGCGCACCATTCCCGGTGCGGCGGGTGGGCCCAAGGGGCTGATCCTCGGGCCGCTCGACCGCTTCATCTTCGGCCGCTGGCTCACGCAGAGCAGCCAGCAGGTGCACCTGGTGGGCGCCTCGATTGGCGCGTGGCGTTTGTCGACGGCCTGCCTGTCGGACCCGGAGGCGGCGTTTCAGCGTTTCGAGCACGACTACGTGCGCCAGCAGTTCGAGGTGCCGCCGGGGCAGAAGCGGCTCAGTCCGCGGCAGCTCAGCGAGCGCTTCGCGGAGAGCCTGGACGATTTCTACGGCGGGCGCATTGCCGAAGTGCTGAGCCATCCGCGCTACCGGCTGCACGTGGTGACTTCGCGCGGGCGCCACATCCTAGGGCGCGAGGGCAAGGCGCGCACGCCGGTGGGCTACCTGGGTGCCTTTGCCACCAACAGCCTGAACCGCAAGGGGCTGGGCGCCTGGCTGGAGCGCTGCGTGTTTTCCACGCCCGGCGCTGCGCTGCCTTTCGGCACGCGCGACTTCCGCACGCGCCAGCATGCGCTGAGCGAAGCCAACTTCAACATGGTGCTGCAGGCCTCGTGCTCCATTCCGTTCCTGCTGGCGGCGGTGCACGACATCCCGGGCGCGCCGCGCGGCGCCTACTGGGACGGCGGCATCACCGACTACCACCTGCACCTGGACTACCAGCCGGCCGACGACGGCCTGGTGCTGTATCCGCATTTCCAGCAGGCGGTGGTGCCGGGCTGGCTCGACAAGGGGCTGCGCTGGCGCCACAAGGCCAGCGGTTTCCTCGACCGCATGGTGGTGCTCGCGCCCGATCCCGAATGGGTGAAATCGCTGCCCAACGGCAAGCTGCCCGATCGCAAGGACTTCATCCGCTTCGCGAACGACGCGCAGGCGCGCATCGACGCCTGGAGCCGAGCCACGCGCGAGGCCCAGCGGCTGTCCGACGAACTGCAGGACTGGCTTCAGCGCGACGGCGTGCCAGAGACGCTTCCGCTCTGA
- a CDS encoding RidA family protein, protein MNIIRHEMGPRFSEMVTVDLGTARLIYLSGQVAENPSLDITGQMREILQHIDAMLATQGATRKDLVSVTIYLRTVGDYEAMNSVWDEWVPAGHTPARATVGAKLIDSEYRVEIQATAAIAGAAP, encoded by the coding sequence ATGAACATCATTCGCCACGAGATGGGTCCCCGCTTCAGCGAGATGGTGACCGTCGACCTGGGCACCGCCCGTCTGATCTACCTGTCGGGCCAGGTGGCGGAGAACCCGTCGCTCGACATCACGGGCCAGATGCGCGAGATCCTGCAGCACATCGACGCCATGCTCGCCACGCAGGGTGCGACCCGCAAGGACCTTGTGAGCGTGACGATCTACCTGCGCACCGTGGGCGACTACGAAGCCATGAATTCGGTGTGGGACGAATGGGTGCCGGCCGGCCACACGCCTGCGCGCGCCACGGTGGGTGCCAAGCTGATCGATTCGGAATACCGCGTCGAGATCCAGGCCACGGCGGCCATCGCAGGGGCCGCGCCGTGA
- a CDS encoding efflux transporter outer membrane subunit: protein MIKKTSLATPVAAGIALLLGGCAAGPDYVRPPLNLPTQYTSAPASSTEAEGVPLPRFSPDLDVPAQWWQAFRSEPLNALVVQSLAGNPTIEAADAALRVAQENEAADRAAFWPTVALGYSPTRQRVAGAVASPVSSNANLYTLHTAQVTVSYTPDVFGATRRQVEGAQAQTEQQRFQTLAAKLSLSSNVVAAAITEASLRAQQRATQAIIADQKEVLQAYRKQLGLGQVAVADVDAQEASLAATEATLPPLDKQLAQQRNLLATLAGRYPSEGVAAHFELDALQLPGELPRTLPSTLVEHRPDVRAAEAQLQAASAAIGVAVAARLPNVTLGASYGSSAYTLSQLFKSSSLFWSLAGNVTQTVFDGGALKHREAAARASFDQAGAQYRATVLSAFQDVANALEAIDADTRALQAAVKAERTASQSLARTRTQVRLGDASPLALRIAQQAEQQALLNLVQARALRLTDAAALFQALGGGWWNAPPAQLADSSSPVSPNASKPALP from the coding sequence ATGATCAAAAAGACAAGCCTTGCAACGCCCGTGGCGGCCGGCATCGCGCTGCTGCTGGGCGGCTGCGCGGCCGGGCCCGACTATGTGCGGCCGCCGCTGAACCTGCCGACGCAGTACACGTCCGCGCCCGCCAGCAGCACCGAAGCCGAGGGCGTGCCGCTGCCCCGCTTCTCGCCCGACCTCGACGTGCCGGCCCAGTGGTGGCAGGCCTTTCGCTCGGAGCCTCTGAATGCGCTGGTGGTGCAGAGCCTGGCCGGCAACCCGACCATCGAGGCGGCCGATGCCGCGCTGCGCGTGGCGCAGGAAAACGAGGCCGCCGACCGCGCCGCCTTCTGGCCCACCGTGGCGCTGGGCTACTCGCCCACGCGGCAGCGCGTGGCCGGCGCGGTCGCGAGCCCGGTGTCGTCGAACGCCAACCTCTACACGCTGCACACCGCGCAGGTGACGGTTTCCTACACGCCCGACGTGTTCGGCGCCACGCGCCGGCAGGTGGAAGGCGCGCAGGCACAGACCGAGCAGCAGCGCTTCCAGACGCTGGCCGCGAAGCTCTCGCTGAGCAGCAACGTGGTGGCGGCTGCAATCACCGAAGCCTCGCTGCGTGCCCAGCAGCGCGCCACGCAGGCGATCATCGCGGACCAGAAGGAAGTGCTGCAGGCCTACCGCAAGCAACTGGGCCTGGGCCAGGTCGCCGTGGCCGACGTGGATGCGCAGGAAGCCTCGCTGGCCGCCACCGAAGCCACCCTGCCCCCGCTCGACAAGCAACTGGCGCAGCAGCGCAACCTGCTGGCCACGCTGGCCGGGCGCTACCCCAGCGAAGGCGTGGCGGCGCATTTCGAGCTCGACGCGCTGCAGTTGCCCGGCGAGCTGCCCCGGACGCTGCCCTCCACGCTGGTCGAGCACCGGCCCGACGTGCGCGCCGCCGAAGCGCAGCTGCAGGCCGCCAGCGCCGCCATCGGCGTGGCGGTGGCCGCGCGGCTGCCCAACGTGACGCTGGGCGCGAGCTACGGATCGTCGGCCTACACGCTGTCGCAGCTCTTCAAGTCGTCGTCCCTCTTCTGGAGCTTGGCGGGCAACGTGACGCAGACCGTGTTCGACGGCGGCGCGCTCAAGCACCGCGAGGCGGCTGCCCGCGCCTCGTTCGACCAGGCCGGCGCGCAATACCGCGCCACGGTGCTGAGCGCCTTCCAGGACGTGGCCAATGCGCTCGAAGCCATCGACGCCGACACCCGCGCGCTGCAGGCCGCCGTCAAAGCCGAACGCACCGCATCGCAGAGCCTGGCGCGTACGCGCACGCAGGTGCGGCTGGGCGACGCAAGCCCGCTGGCGCTGCGCATCGCGCAGCAGGCCGAACAGCAGGCGCTGCTGAACCTGGTGCAGGCGCGCGCGCTGCGGCTGACGGATGCTGCAGCGCTGTTCCAGGCGCTGGGCGGCGGCTGGTGGAACGCGCCGCCGGCGCAGCTTGCCGACTCTTCTTCTCCTGTTTCTCCCAACGCATCGAAACCCGCATTGCCATGA
- a CDS encoding efflux RND transporter permease subunit: MINLIITQFFRRRHLVWAMSIALVLFGAWSWTQMTVEAYPDLGDVTVQVTTQVNGLASEEIEQQITTPLERALSNTPGLASIRSSSTFGLSLITLTFKDGTDDYFARQRVTERIGQVSLPSGAQPGLDPVAGPAGEIYRYTLESDTKNLMELSEIQRWIVIPGLRQVAGVVNITNFGGFTKEFQLELDPAALQKYGLALSDVVTAINNNSANAGGGRIARGEQSYVVRGIGLITSLDDLGAVVVSQSGGSPVLVRDLGRLQFGHQERGGILGKDRNPDTIEGIVLMLKYENPSRVLEGVHKKIDELQAQLAPMGVKIVPYIDRDDLVKLTVDKVTHTVLEGMALVCFVLILFLGSPRSAVVAAVAIPMSLVTVFIVMHFTRMPANLFSLGAIDFGIIVDGAIVVMEAILRRREEEPHATLTEGNILETVSHVSGPIFFATLIIITAYFPLFAFERAEGKLFKPMAFTVGYALVGALLCAITLIPSLAYVALRKPMKPFVNKPLVWLTGAYRRVLGHLLRVPAIAYALSIAALAAVAILGATAGREFLPDIDEGALWLQVQLPSGLSLDKASEMTAELRHVLLEYPEVSYVVTQLGRNDDGTDPWTPSHVEVPVGLKPYSEWPAGVNKAAFVRTLNERFSKMPGFDVGISQPIIDGVNDAVGGAHSPLVLRIYGDDLKESRRIGNEIVDLLHTVRGTASASLFQEPPIPQVVIKLDREAAARLGVNANDVASLVQTGMGGAPVITVYSGDRTYNVTVKLPKSAKSGTEAIGSLLLNGAGGAKIPLSQVASVKLQTGESTISHELNSRQITVRIDNRGRDLASYLVEAQDRIAKDVKFDHAKFRLQWAGQFENQQRAQARLAVSLLIVVSIMAVLLFFQFGKIRHVALILGVVPMATLGGLIAVHVAGETLNVATAVGFIALFGVSIQNGIIMVANFRRVRGEGLALEASVLEGATERLRPVLMTATVASIGMLPAALATGVGTDVQRGLATVVVGGLVVSTLLTLFILPTLFFALERLFERKGWGVRSRRDR, from the coding sequence ATGATTAATCTCATCATCACCCAGTTCTTTCGCCGCAGACACCTGGTCTGGGCGATGTCCATCGCGCTGGTGCTGTTCGGCGCCTGGTCGTGGACGCAGATGACGGTCGAGGCCTATCCCGACCTGGGCGACGTGACGGTGCAGGTCACGACCCAGGTCAACGGCCTGGCTTCGGAAGAAATCGAGCAGCAGATCACCACGCCGCTGGAGCGGGCGCTGAGCAACACGCCCGGGCTGGCCTCGATCCGCTCGAGCAGCACCTTCGGGCTCTCGCTGATCACGCTCACCTTCAAGGATGGCACCGACGACTACTTCGCGCGCCAGCGCGTGACCGAGCGCATCGGCCAGGTCTCGCTGCCTTCGGGCGCGCAGCCCGGGCTCGACCCGGTGGCGGGTCCGGCGGGCGAGATCTACCGCTACACGCTGGAGTCGGACACCAAGAACCTGATGGAGCTGTCGGAGATCCAGCGCTGGATCGTGATTCCCGGGCTGCGCCAGGTTGCGGGGGTGGTCAACATCACCAACTTCGGCGGCTTCACCAAGGAGTTCCAGCTCGAGCTCGACCCCGCGGCGCTGCAGAAGTACGGCCTGGCGCTGAGCGACGTGGTGACGGCCATCAACAACAACAGCGCCAACGCCGGCGGCGGACGCATCGCGCGCGGCGAGCAGAGCTACGTGGTGCGCGGCATCGGCCTCATCACCTCGCTGGACGACCTGGGCGCGGTGGTGGTGTCGCAGTCCGGCGGCTCGCCGGTGCTGGTGCGCGACCTGGGGCGCCTGCAGTTCGGGCACCAGGAGCGCGGCGGCATCCTGGGCAAGGACAGGAATCCCGACACCATCGAAGGCATCGTGCTGATGCTCAAGTACGAGAACCCCTCCAGGGTGCTCGAGGGCGTGCACAAGAAGATCGACGAGCTGCAGGCGCAGCTTGCGCCCATGGGCGTGAAGATCGTGCCCTACATCGACCGCGACGACCTCGTGAAGCTCACGGTCGACAAGGTGACGCACACGGTGCTCGAAGGCATGGCGCTGGTGTGCTTCGTGCTCATTCTTTTCCTGGGCAGCCCGCGCAGCGCGGTGGTGGCGGCCGTGGCGATTCCGATGTCGCTGGTCACGGTGTTCATCGTGATGCACTTCACCCGCATGCCGGCCAACCTGTTCTCGCTGGGCGCGATCGACTTCGGCATCATCGTGGACGGTGCCATCGTGGTGATGGAAGCCATCCTGCGCAGGCGCGAGGAAGAGCCCCACGCCACGCTCACCGAGGGCAACATCCTCGAGACGGTGAGCCATGTGTCGGGGCCGATCTTCTTCGCCACGCTGATCATCATCACGGCGTACTTTCCGCTGTTCGCCTTCGAGCGCGCCGAGGGCAAGCTGTTCAAGCCGATGGCCTTCACCGTGGGCTATGCGCTGGTGGGCGCGCTGCTGTGCGCGATCACGCTGATTCCCAGCCTGGCCTACGTGGCGCTGCGCAAGCCGATGAAGCCCTTCGTCAACAAGCCGCTGGTGTGGCTCACCGGCGCCTACCGCCGCGTGCTGGGCCATCTGCTGCGCGTGCCGGCCATCGCCTATGCGCTGAGCATCGCCGCGCTGGCCGCGGTGGCGATCCTGGGGGCCACCGCCGGCCGCGAGTTCCTGCCAGACATCGACGAAGGCGCGCTGTGGCTGCAGGTGCAGCTGCCCTCGGGCCTGTCGCTGGACAAGGCCAGCGAAATGACAGCGGAGCTGCGCCACGTGCTGCTCGAGTACCCCGAGGTGTCCTACGTGGTGACGCAGCTGGGCCGCAACGACGACGGCACCGACCCCTGGACGCCTTCGCACGTGGAAGTGCCCGTGGGCCTGAAGCCCTACAGCGAGTGGCCCGCCGGCGTGAACAAGGCCGCCTTCGTGCGCACGCTGAACGAGCGCTTCTCGAAGATGCCGGGCTTCGACGTAGGCATCAGCCAGCCGATCATCGACGGCGTGAACGACGCCGTGGGCGGCGCGCACAGCCCGCTGGTGCTGCGCATCTACGGCGACGACCTGAAGGAAAGCCGGCGCATCGGCAACGAGATCGTCGACCTGCTGCACACCGTGCGCGGCACCGCGTCGGCCTCACTGTTCCAGGAGCCGCCTATTCCGCAGGTGGTCATCAAGCTCGACCGCGAAGCGGCGGCGCGGCTGGGCGTGAACGCGAACGACGTGGCCAGCCTGGTGCAGACCGGCATGGGCGGCGCGCCCGTCATCACCGTGTACAGCGGCGACCGCACCTACAACGTGACCGTCAAGCTGCCCAAGTCGGCCAAGAGCGGCACCGAGGCCATCGGCTCGCTGCTGCTCAACGGCGCGGGCGGCGCCAAGATTCCGCTGTCGCAGGTGGCCAGCGTGAAGCTGCAGACCGGCGAGAGCACCATTTCGCATGAACTCAATTCGCGCCAGATCACGGTGCGCATCGACAACCGCGGCCGCGACCTGGCGTCCTACCTGGTGGAAGCCCAGGACCGCATCGCCAAGGACGTGAAGTTCGACCACGCCAAGTTCAGGCTGCAATGGGCCGGCCAGTTCGAGAACCAGCAGCGGGCGCAGGCGCGGCTGGCGGTGTCGCTGCTGATCGTGGTGTCGATCATGGCCGTACTGCTGTTCTTCCAGTTCGGAAAGATCCGGCACGTGGCGCTGATCCTGGGCGTGGTGCCGATGGCCACGCTGGGCGGGCTGATTGCAGTGCACGTGGCCGGAGAAACGCTCAACGTGGCCACGGCGGTGGGCTTCATCGCGCTGTTCGGCGTGTCCATACAGAACGGGATCATCATGGTCGCGAACTTCCGGCGCGTGCGCGGCGAAGGGCTGGCGCTGGAAGCCTCGGTGCTCGAAGGCGCGACCGAGCGGCTGCGGCCGGTGCTCATGACGGCCACGGTGGCGTCCATCGGCATGTTGCCGGCGGCGCTGGCCACGGGCGTGGGCACCGACGTGCAGCGGGGGCTGGCCACGGTGGTGGTGGGCGGGCTGGTGGTGTCGACGCTGCTGACGCTGTTCATCTTGCCGACGCTGTTCTTCGCGCTGGAGCGCCTGTTCGAACGCAAGGGCTGGGGCGTGCGCTCGCGCCGCGACCGTTGA
- a CDS encoding type II toxin-antitoxin system VapC family toxin: protein MYLLDTNVISELRRPRPHGAVVAWLTPIADSDLHLSAVTLGEIQAGIELTREQDAAKANEIEQWASLVAASYNVLPMDAETFRLWAKLMHRSSNTLYEDAMIAATAKQHALTVVTRNVADFTGFGVDVLNPFEHERA, encoded by the coding sequence ATGTACCTGCTGGACACGAACGTCATTTCCGAACTCCGCAGGCCGCGTCCGCATGGCGCGGTGGTTGCGTGGCTCACACCCATTGCGGACAGCGATCTTCATCTCTCGGCGGTGACGCTCGGAGAGATCCAGGCCGGCATCGAGCTCACTCGCGAGCAGGACGCAGCCAAGGCCAACGAGATCGAACAGTGGGCCTCGTTGGTCGCTGCGTCGTACAACGTCCTTCCCATGGACGCGGAAACCTTCAGGCTCTGGGCCAAGCTGATGCACCGCAGCTCGAACACGCTCTACGAGGACGCGATGATTGCAGCCACGGCCAAGCAGCATGCGCTGACCGTGGTGACCCGCAACGTGGCGGACTTCACAGGGTTCGGCGTCGACGTACTCAACCCCTTCGAGCACGAGCGGGCATGA
- a CDS encoding efflux RND transporter periplasmic adaptor subunit: MKKKSLYQITPARIFFGVLTCAALCVDSFDNNAHAATVAATAPAPMLVRQGNRLTVPEGSPLRDRLRVATVGEQASPHDVSLPATVEANPASTVNVLPPLTGKLAELKVRLGDTVKRGQVLATMTSPDLAQAVSDAQKARDALDLAQRALVRARGVNEAGSNAAKDVEAAQSAVAQQTAELRRSETRLRSLGADGSGAQAGQLLKIVAPISGTVTALNAAAGANLNDATATLMTVANLDSVWVTVNVPENVVGAVAPGQNVTVSLAAFPGRRFTGKVGFVSAVLEADTRRAKARIVFANPEGLFKPNMYATAVLGVPQAAQPQVPASALLMNNDAVSVFVEAEPWTFVRRMVELGREDGDQVRIRSGLNAGERVVVRGGVLLND; the protein is encoded by the coding sequence ATGAAGAAAAAATCCCTCTACCAGATCACGCCTGCGCGCATCTTCTTCGGCGTGCTGACGTGCGCGGCGCTGTGCGTCGACTCCTTCGACAACAACGCCCATGCGGCCACCGTGGCCGCCACCGCCCCCGCGCCGATGCTGGTTCGCCAGGGAAACCGGCTGACCGTGCCCGAAGGCTCGCCGCTGCGCGACCGGCTGCGCGTCGCCACGGTCGGCGAACAGGCCTCGCCGCACGACGTGAGCCTGCCCGCCACGGTAGAAGCCAACCCGGCCAGCACCGTCAACGTGCTGCCGCCGCTGACCGGCAAGCTGGCCGAGCTGAAGGTGCGCCTGGGCGACACGGTCAAGCGCGGCCAGGTGCTGGCCACGATGACCTCGCCCGACCTGGCGCAAGCCGTGTCCGACGCCCAGAAGGCCCGCGACGCGCTCGACCTGGCGCAGCGTGCGCTGGTGCGTGCGCGCGGCGTGAACGAGGCCGGCTCCAACGCCGCCAAGGACGTGGAAGCCGCCCAGAGCGCCGTCGCGCAGCAGACAGCCGAGCTGCGCCGCAGCGAAACGCGCCTGCGCAGCCTGGGCGCGGACGGCAGCGGCGCGCAGGCCGGCCAGCTGCTGAAGATCGTCGCGCCCATCTCGGGCACCGTCACCGCGCTGAACGCCGCCGCCGGCGCCAACCTGAACGACGCCACCGCCACCCTGATGACGGTGGCCAACCTCGACTCGGTCTGGGTGACGGTGAACGTGCCCGAGAACGTGGTGGGCGCGGTCGCGCCCGGCCAGAACGTGACGGTCTCGCTGGCCGCCTTCCCGGGCCGCCGCTTCACCGGCAAGGTCGGCTTCGTGAGCGCGGTGCTCGAAGCCGACACGCGCCGCGCCAAGGCGCGCATCGTGTTCGCCAACCCCGAGGGGCTGTTCAAGCCCAACATGTATGCGACGGCGGTGCTCGGCGTGCCGCAGGCGGCGCAGCCGCAGGTGCCGGCCTCGGCGCTGCTGATGAACAACGACGCCGTGAGCGTGTTCGTCGAGGCCGAGCCCTGGACCTTCGTGCGGCGCATGGTCGAGCTGGGCCGCGAGGACGGCGACCAGGTGCGGATTCGCAGCGGGCTGAATGCCGGCGAGCGCGTGGTGGTGCGTGGCGGTGTGCTGCTGAATGATTAA
- a CDS encoding type II toxin-antitoxin system Phd/YefM family antitoxin yields MKTWPVQDAKARFSEFLEASLVEGPQMVTKRGAEVAVLVPAAEWRRLHATAKPSLKDLLLSTEARTEFLVPQRGAARRRSITPMR; encoded by the coding sequence ATGAAAACCTGGCCGGTACAGGACGCCAAGGCGCGTTTCAGCGAGTTTCTCGAGGCTTCTCTGGTCGAAGGACCGCAGATGGTGACCAAGCGTGGCGCCGAGGTAGCCGTGCTCGTTCCGGCAGCGGAATGGCGGCGTCTGCACGCCACGGCCAAGCCTTCGCTCAAGGACTTGCTGCTCTCGACCGAAGCACGCACCGAGTTCCTGGTTCCCCAGCGGGGTGCCGCGCGCAGGCGCAGCATCACGCCGATGCGCTGA
- a CDS encoding response regulator transcription factor, which produces MRILLIEDDRKAARLLARGLQEEGFVVDVVHTAEEGDEEAFVIAYDLIVLDWMLPGKDGLTLCRDLRQRGCKTPVLMLTARDALGDRVTGLNTGADDYLTKPFAFDELLARVRALLRRSEIMRPMVLTLADLSLDPLSQRVLRGGMVLDLTHKEFAILQILLRHAGEVVSRSRLAEQVWKDDLIAIDNLIDVHIGNLRRKVDAPPAPPLIHTVRGRGFRLALAEDTGSSGGTGHA; this is translated from the coding sequence ATGAGAATTCTGTTGATCGAAGACGACCGCAAGGCCGCGCGCCTGCTGGCCCGCGGGCTGCAGGAAGAGGGCTTCGTGGTCGATGTGGTGCACACGGCCGAGGAGGGCGACGAGGAAGCCTTCGTCATTGCCTACGACCTGATCGTGCTCGACTGGATGCTGCCCGGCAAGGACGGCCTGACCCTGTGCCGCGACCTGCGCCAGCGCGGCTGCAAGACCCCGGTGCTGATGCTCACCGCCCGCGACGCCCTGGGCGACCGTGTCACCGGCTTGAACACCGGCGCTGACGACTACCTGACCAAGCCCTTCGCCTTCGACGAACTGCTGGCCCGCGTGCGCGCCTTGCTGCGGCGCTCCGAGATCATGCGGCCCATGGTGCTCACGCTGGCCGACCTGAGCCTGGACCCGCTGAGCCAGCGGGTGCTGCGCGGCGGCATGGTGCTCGACCTGACGCACAAGGAATTCGCGATCCTGCAGATCCTGCTGCGCCATGCCGGCGAGGTGGTGAGCCGCTCCCGGCTGGCCGAGCAGGTCTGGAAGGACGACCTGATCGCCATCGACAACCTGATCGACGTGCACATCGGCAATCTGCGCCGCAAGGTCGACGCGCCGCCCGCGCCGCCGCTGATCCACACCGTGCGCGGGCGCGGCTTCAGGCTGGCGCTGGCCGAAGACACCGGCAGCAGCGGCGGCACCGGCCATGCTTAG